From Haloarcula hispanica ATCC 33960, the proteins below share one genomic window:
- a CDS encoding uracil-DNA glycosylase, with the protein MEQMDGLNVVDCERCDDLCRSRSRIVNGVGPADADLLFVGEAPGANEDEQGEPFVGRSGDVLDEALREAGLDRGDVRITNCVRCRPPDNRDPRTGELANCRDYLETEIDRVDPEVVVTLGKVPAEHLLERDVAVTGEAGDVFDVAIAGQPRRVLVSVHPAATLYDPSQKETFEAAITTAAEFTDAQSGQSRLGEF; encoded by the coding sequence ATGGAGCAGATGGACGGCCTCAACGTCGTCGACTGTGAGCGCTGTGACGACCTCTGCCGCTCGCGCTCGCGAATCGTCAACGGCGTCGGCCCCGCGGACGCGGACCTGCTGTTCGTCGGGGAGGCCCCCGGCGCGAACGAGGACGAACAGGGCGAGCCGTTCGTCGGGCGGAGCGGCGACGTGCTCGACGAGGCGTTGCGCGAGGCCGGCCTCGACCGCGGCGACGTGCGCATCACCAACTGTGTGCGCTGTCGCCCGCCGGACAACCGCGACCCGCGAACGGGTGAACTCGCGAACTGCCGCGACTATCTGGAGACGGAGATCGACCGCGTCGACCCCGAGGTCGTCGTCACGCTCGGGAAAGTGCCGGCTGAGCACCTGCTGGAGCGTGACGTCGCCGTCACCGGCGAAGCGGGCGACGTGTTCGACGTGGCTATCGCCGGCCAGCCACGCCGCGTGCTCGTCTCCGTCCACCCGGCGGCGACGCTGTACGACCCCAGCCAGAAGGAGACGTTTGAGGCCGCGATAACGACTGCCGCGGAGTTCACCGACGCCCAGAGCGGACAGTCGCGGCTCGGCGAGTTTTAA
- a CDS encoding tRNA (guanine(26)-N(2))-dimethyltransferase: MRVSEGRVTVTVPEQPEAGKGADVFFNPVQELNRDITVAALRAYRERTPRVSTYLDATAASGIRGVRAAANDWETTLCDIDDDATALCEQNLERNDLAASVRRSDANVLMHSEAFDVVDVDPFGTPIPFADAAVQGTKHLLCVTATDTAPLCGAHFESGVRSYGAVPRNTEFHAEMGMRVLLSAMVRTAARYDIAARPILSHATKHYARTYLEFDHGAKVANDCIDELGYVHHCQHCLWRDHDYGLIADPPEDCPVCDKHLQTAGPIWLGRTCEPAFADAVSEQVTEEMGTADEARELLATLSEEIDTPTHYDQHRLCKRWGRGAEAMDEFIEKLRDTGYEASRTHYGGTTFKTDADVVEIREATAE; this comes from the coding sequence ATGCGCGTCAGTGAGGGCCGGGTGACGGTCACGGTGCCGGAACAGCCGGAGGCGGGGAAGGGTGCGGACGTATTCTTTAACCCCGTACAGGAGCTGAACCGCGACATCACCGTGGCGGCGCTGCGGGCCTACCGAGAGCGAACCCCCCGCGTGTCGACGTACCTGGACGCCACCGCCGCGAGCGGCATCCGGGGCGTCCGCGCGGCGGCCAACGACTGGGAGACGACGCTGTGTGACATCGACGACGACGCGACGGCGCTGTGCGAGCAGAATCTCGAACGCAACGACCTTGCCGCCTCGGTCCGGCGGTCGGACGCGAACGTGCTTATGCACTCGGAGGCGTTCGACGTGGTCGACGTGGACCCCTTCGGCACGCCGATTCCCTTCGCCGACGCGGCGGTGCAGGGCACCAAACACCTCCTCTGTGTGACGGCCACCGACACCGCGCCGCTGTGTGGCGCACACTTCGAGAGCGGCGTTCGGTCCTACGGCGCGGTCCCGCGCAACACCGAGTTCCACGCCGAAATGGGGATGCGCGTCCTCCTGTCGGCGATGGTCCGGACAGCCGCCCGCTACGACATCGCCGCCAGGCCGATTCTCAGCCACGCGACGAAACACTACGCCCGGACCTACCTGGAGTTCGACCACGGCGCGAAGGTCGCCAACGACTGCATCGACGAACTCGGCTACGTCCACCACTGCCAGCACTGCCTCTGGCGCGACCACGACTACGGCCTCATCGCCGACCCGCCCGAGGACTGTCCGGTCTGTGACAAGCACCTCCAGACGGCCGGCCCCATCTGGCTCGGTCGGACCTGCGAACCGGCGTTCGCCGACGCCGTGTCCGAACAGGTGACCGAGGAGATGGGCACCGCCGACGAAGCGAGAGAACTGCTGGCGACGCTCAGCGAGGAGATCGACACGCCAACCCACTACGACCAGCACCGCCTCTGCAAGCGCTGGGGGCGCGGCGCGGAAGCCATGGACGAGTTCATCGAGAAACTTCGGGACACTGGCTACGAGGCCTCCCGAACGCACTACGGCGGCACGACGTTCAAGACGGACGCCGACGTGGTCGAAATCCGTGAGGCGACGGCGGAGTAG
- a CDS encoding SDR family oxidoreductase produces MSTSNSVVLLTGAASGIGAATARAFVDDGWTVYATDVRAEFPADIRERCRCLELDVTDEAQIEAVVDQVIEETGRLDCLVNNAGYGVAGPVEDIASDDVREQFDVLVHGPHRLAQAVLPEMREHGGRIITVSSVLGHTASPGLGAYSAGKAAVESLTDALRIEIAGEDDIHVSLVEPAWVDTGFADSALGSLNDEDRTPTYNRTYEALEDGWVLTGGPLATTPEAVAATVLAAATDDPPKARYPVGKFATFVRWTHWLPARLQDPIHRGFGRASSFLGRWLR; encoded by the coding sequence ATGTCTACAAGTAATTCTGTCGTTCTGCTCACTGGTGCAGCGTCGGGTATCGGAGCGGCGACGGCGCGGGCGTTCGTCGACGACGGCTGGACAGTGTATGCGACGGACGTTCGAGCGGAGTTCCCTGCGGACATCCGCGAGCGCTGTCGCTGTCTCGAACTCGACGTGACCGACGAAGCACAGATCGAAGCCGTCGTCGACCAGGTCATCGAGGAGACAGGCCGACTCGACTGTCTGGTGAACAACGCCGGTTACGGAGTCGCCGGGCCAGTCGAAGACATAGCCAGCGACGACGTTCGCGAGCAGTTCGACGTGCTGGTCCACGGCCCACACCGACTCGCACAGGCAGTGCTCCCCGAGATGCGCGAACACGGCGGGCGCATCATCACGGTATCCAGCGTGCTGGGTCACACCGCGTCGCCGGGCCTGGGCGCGTATTCGGCCGGCAAGGCCGCCGTCGAGTCGCTGACCGACGCGCTCCGGATAGAGATCGCCGGCGAGGACGATATCCACGTCTCGCTCGTCGAACCGGCGTGGGTAGACACCGGCTTCGCCGACAGCGCGCTGGGAAGCCTGAACGACGAAGATCGGACGCCGACCTACAACCGGACGTACGAGGCGCTGGAGGACGGCTGGGTCCTCACCGGTGGACCGCTGGCGACAACGCCAGAAGCCGTCGCGGCGACGGTACTCGCCGCAGCGACCGACGACCCGCCGAAGGCCCGCTACCCCGTCGGAAAGTTCGCCACGTTCGTCCGGTGGACCCACTGGCTCCCGGCGCGACTGCAGGACCCGATTCATCGCGGGTTCGGTCGAGCGAGTTCGTTTCTGGGGCGGTGGCTGCGGTGA
- the hisH gene encoding imidazole glycerol phosphate synthase subunit HisH gives MSVRQTTADVVVVDYGLGNLRSVTRGLERAGAEVSLSEDPAEFDAADGIVLPGVGAFSEGMDNAGPFREALVEQAEAGKPLFGICLGMQMLLTTSEEADHEGQGDAEGLDLIPGKNVRFSRDQTVPHMGWNELDVTRDHPLVEGVDGEHAYFVHSYYAVPDDENATVATTDYGADFASIVANDAGNVFGTQFHPEKSGETGLRILRNFVDYCLDH, from the coding sequence ATGAGTGTCAGACAGACGACCGCGGACGTGGTCGTCGTCGATTACGGACTGGGGAACCTCCGGAGCGTCACGCGCGGGCTCGAACGCGCCGGCGCAGAGGTCTCCCTTTCGGAGGACCCTGCGGAGTTCGACGCGGCCGACGGCATCGTCCTGCCCGGCGTCGGGGCGTTCTCCGAAGGAATGGACAACGCCGGGCCGTTCCGCGAGGCGCTGGTCGAACAGGCCGAGGCCGGCAAGCCCCTGTTCGGGATCTGCCTCGGGATGCAGATGCTCCTGACGACGAGCGAAGAGGCCGACCACGAAGGCCAGGGCGACGCCGAAGGGCTCGACCTCATTCCCGGGAAGAACGTCCGGTTCAGCCGCGACCAAACCGTGCCACACATGGGCTGGAACGAACTCGACGTGACGCGGGACCATCCGCTCGTCGAGGGCGTCGACGGCGAGCACGCCTACTTCGTCCACTCCTACTACGCCGTCCCCGACGACGAGAACGCGACGGTGGCGACGACGGACTACGGGGCCGACTTCGCCTCCATCGTCGCCAACGACGCCGGCAACGTCTTCGGCACGCAGTTCCACCCGGAGAAATCGGGCGAGACGGGGCTGCGCATCCTCCGGAACTTCGTCGACTACTGCCTCGACCACTGA
- a CDS encoding MATE family efflux transporter, translated as MPSTYNPVRGVLLFIGGLLARFDLVERERVRRATDLSWPRIVTGLARMSKSTVDVAMVGLALGPTAIAGVGFAAPFWELVFALGGGVAGGTIGMVSQRYGADAERELAVTVTTSAAVVLGLTLPLMAAYWVIPGLLVDLVGTGSEAVGYGVEYLRVVALGVPFAALNLIASRTLVGADDAWTPMLLRAGGAVVNIALNAVFIFGFGLGVVGAALGTVIANVLVTAGFAVGLARGGLPIIGAFPVRVPVSWPFLDRGLGRDLAETGAPLVGANLARTGAQFPRLFIVGLFGPGVVSAYVVALRVRALLDTPNWGLSLASSSLVGQALGDGNEGEATVWAQTVLRLSVGVYIVVAATLLPFSRGIARLFVSDPTVLPLVTVFVSVACASVVFRGVDGGSTGPLRASGDTRWPFYSQLAGMYLFALPLAYLGYVTPLGELALYASLVVETAVPAAVTYYRFRSGTWRVVSRSYRPDAALDD; from the coding sequence GTGCCCTCCACGTACAACCCGGTCCGTGGCGTCCTGCTGTTCATCGGCGGCCTGCTCGCGCGGTTCGACCTCGTCGAGCGCGAGCGGGTCCGCCGAGCGACGGACCTGTCCTGGCCCCGGATCGTCACCGGACTGGCCCGGATGTCGAAGTCGACGGTCGACGTGGCGATGGTCGGACTGGCACTCGGGCCGACCGCCATCGCCGGCGTCGGCTTCGCCGCACCGTTCTGGGAACTCGTGTTCGCACTGGGCGGCGGCGTCGCCGGAGGAACCATCGGGATGGTGTCCCAGCGCTACGGGGCCGACGCCGAGAGGGAACTGGCGGTCACCGTCACGACCAGCGCCGCCGTCGTTCTGGGGCTGACACTTCCGTTGATGGCGGCGTACTGGGTCATCCCCGGTCTGCTCGTCGATCTCGTCGGGACGGGGTCCGAGGCCGTCGGGTACGGGGTCGAGTACCTGCGCGTCGTCGCCCTCGGTGTCCCCTTCGCCGCACTGAACCTCATCGCCAGTCGGACGCTCGTGGGAGCCGACGACGCCTGGACGCCGATGCTGTTGCGGGCCGGCGGCGCGGTCGTCAACATCGCGTTGAACGCCGTCTTCATCTTCGGGTTCGGCCTCGGCGTCGTCGGTGCGGCGCTGGGCACGGTCATTGCGAACGTGCTGGTCACGGCCGGGTTCGCCGTCGGGCTAGCCCGCGGTGGCCTGCCGATAATCGGCGCGTTTCCGGTCCGGGTTCCGGTGTCGTGGCCGTTCCTCGACCGGGGACTGGGTCGGGACCTCGCGGAAACCGGGGCACCGCTGGTGGGGGCCAACCTCGCGCGGACCGGGGCGCAGTTCCCCCGGCTGTTCATCGTCGGCCTGTTCGGGCCCGGCGTCGTGTCGGCCTACGTCGTGGCGCTCCGCGTCCGGGCGCTGCTCGATACGCCGAACTGGGGACTGAGCCTCGCGTCGAGCAGCCTCGTCGGACAGGCTCTGGGCGACGGTAACGAGGGCGAGGCGACCGTCTGGGCGCAGACGGTGCTCCGGCTAAGTGTCGGCGTGTACATCGTGGTCGCGGCGACGCTGCTCCCGTTCTCGCGGGGCATCGCCCGCCTGTTCGTCTCGGACCCCACAGTGCTCCCACTGGTGACGGTGTTCGTCTCCGTCGCCTGTGCCAGTGTCGTGTTCCGAGGTGTCGACGGCGGCTCGACCGGGCCGCTCCGGGCCAGCGGCGACACGCGCTGGCCGTTTTACTCCCAACTGGCCGGGATGTACCTGTTCGCCCTCCCGCTGGCGTATCTCGGCTACGTCACGCCGCTCGGCGAGCTCGCGCTGTACGCCTCGCTCGTGGTCGAGACGGCCGTTCCCGCGGCAGTGACCTACTATCGCTTCCGGTCGGGGACGTGGCGGGTCGTGAGCCGGTCCTACCGGCCCGACGCGGCGCTCGACGACTGA
- a CDS encoding acetoacetate decarboxylase family protein, whose translation MTRLGDGDRVRLSTGHEVTLPLVTEATVAGAVLPARYDVAESLLPDGLAPVRATARRAAVVLLCVEYHRIGDDAMAPYDEFAVLISATADGRRPPLLPLLTRNVGGYVWSLPVTTEPACALGDEIWGYPKTVADITHRDDATRRETTVVEDGNRVATVGIDWPRTWERRETVESYAVREGQLERTPIEFQGKLGAAPLSNRVDVDLGDHERADTLRSLDLGSRSVLRFSLEGRITYGAGRPVER comes from the coding sequence GTGACGCGACTGGGTGATGGCGACAGAGTGCGGCTCTCGACCGGCCACGAAGTGACGCTCCCGCTGGTCACCGAGGCGACGGTCGCCGGCGCGGTGCTCCCGGCGCGATACGACGTTGCCGAGTCACTGCTACCCGACGGGCTTGCGCCGGTTCGGGCGACGGCCCGCCGGGCCGCGGTCGTGCTCCTCTGTGTCGAGTACCACCGCATCGGCGACGACGCGATGGCCCCCTACGACGAGTTCGCGGTGCTGATTAGCGCAACGGCGGACGGGCGGCGGCCGCCGTTGCTTCCACTGCTGACGCGCAATGTCGGCGGTTACGTCTGGTCGCTCCCGGTGACGACCGAGCCTGCTTGCGCCCTCGGCGACGAGATCTGGGGCTACCCGAAGACGGTCGCCGACATCACGCACCGCGACGACGCGACCCGCCGCGAGACGACGGTCGTCGAGGACGGGAACCGTGTCGCAACAGTCGGCATCGACTGGCCCCGGACATGGGAGCGTCGGGAAACGGTCGAGAGCTACGCGGTCCGGGAGGGCCAGCTTGAACGGACGCCAATCGAGTTCCAGGGGAAACTGGGGGCCGCGCCGCTGAGCAACCGCGTCGACGTGGACCTGGGCGACCACGAGCGAGCCGACACGCTCCGGTCACTCGACCTCGGCTCCCGGTCAGTGCTTCGGTTCTCGCTGGAAGGGCGGATTACGTACGGCGCTGGGCGGCCGGTGGAGCGGTAA
- a CDS encoding YihY/virulence factor BrkB family protein, whose protein sequence is MDRTRAVSVARDVVRTVQEEEVSFLAAGIAYYMFVSLLPLLLLTLVVGTLAGGEAFAERIVTAAGDVLSPTASTLLEDALTSGAGRGGATVLGVGVTLWSALKVFRGLDAAFSRVYGTDGPGSIVGELVDGLAALGGIVVALGGLGVIGALGTVLGVQVALGGLALIPVLTVSFLPLYYLFPDQEMTIRAAVPGAVFAGAGWTLLGTGFNVYAAQADSYQVYGVIGGVLLLVTWFYFAGQVLLVGAAVNAALADRQLQQVSHRRSGKAMSEDADETDTPPPAGTGPTGRDTDALTDEELQELREEFESFREDVEDRTLHRDEVRSDLKQYVRRRMRRGHARQWGPYIVLLYGTIMTLGAFYYLKGVWAVLAMLVIWLSTLGLYAVMITVGVTLTATGLPGRLVDRVRDWRQ, encoded by the coding sequence GTGGATCGCACACGCGCTGTCTCCGTCGCTCGGGATGTCGTCCGCACTGTCCAAGAGGAGGAGGTCTCCTTTCTCGCGGCCGGCATCGCCTACTACATGTTCGTCTCGCTCCTGCCGCTGTTGTTGCTGACGCTGGTCGTCGGCACGCTGGCGGGCGGGGAGGCCTTTGCCGAGCGAATCGTGACGGCTGCGGGAGACGTGCTCTCGCCGACGGCATCGACGCTGCTCGAAGACGCGCTGACAAGCGGGGCTGGCCGCGGGGGAGCGACTGTGCTCGGCGTCGGCGTCACGCTCTGGAGCGCGCTCAAGGTGTTCCGCGGGCTTGACGCGGCCTTCAGCCGCGTCTACGGGACGGACGGCCCCGGTTCGATTGTCGGCGAGCTCGTCGACGGGCTGGCCGCGCTGGGCGGCATCGTCGTGGCGCTGGGCGGGCTCGGCGTCATCGGCGCTCTCGGAACGGTGCTGGGCGTCCAGGTTGCGCTGGGCGGACTCGCACTCATCCCTGTACTAACGGTGTCCTTCCTCCCACTGTACTACCTGTTTCCCGATCAGGAGATGACGATACGGGCGGCCGTCCCCGGCGCGGTGTTCGCCGGTGCCGGGTGGACGCTGCTCGGAACAGGGTTCAACGTGTACGCGGCGCAGGCCGACTCCTACCAGGTGTACGGCGTCATCGGCGGGGTCCTCCTGCTCGTGACGTGGTTCTACTTCGCCGGACAGGTGCTACTCGTGGGCGCAGCGGTCAACGCGGCGCTCGCGGACCGGCAACTACAACAGGTATCGCACCGACGGTCCGGCAAAGCGATGAGTGAGGACGCTGACGAGACCGACACACCCCCGCCAGCCGGAACCGGGCCGACCGGACGAGACACTGATGCGCTGACAGACGAGGAGCTACAGGAACTCCGCGAAGAGTTCGAGTCGTTCCGCGAGGACGTCGAGGACCGGACACTCCACCGTGACGAGGTGCGGTCGGACCTCAAACAGTACGTCCGCCGCCGGATGCGCCGCGGCCACGCCCGACAGTGGGGCCCCTACATCGTCTTGCTGTACGGCACGATCATGACGCTTGGCGCGTTCTACTACCTGAAAGGCGTCTGGGCCGTCCTGGCGATGCTGGTCATCTGGCTGTCGACGCTCGGCCTCTACGCCGTGATGATTACGGTCGGTGTGACGCTTACTGCCACCGGCCTCCCCGGACGGCTCGTCGACCGA
- a CDS encoding histidine kinase N-terminal 7TM domain-containing protein, translating into MNLDLPWLALGSFASGFGSLYLLAQLRAHWDKPGARWFVATIVTQTGWCFSYGAALLVFDPTLRLALEMVSWLGIIWIGFCFLSFALGYTGRTNVLESGWYRAVAVLPLAGTALVVTNPLHTVVWQGFRVVPTAGSAGADYAVLPVGLLTIIVAMLFVSFGTLLVFDTVVSYGPLYRREALAVGLSPIPPGAGVLLWAGGVGLVPAVNLTTLLFLPHIALDLYAFVRSDMFEFHPATRRAGERAAIHDIATPVAIVDEQGRVVNLNPAAERMLGVDKREGLTEPLNSFLAGDDIATDGGSSRASIEAGGRHREFKVRQTALRDEAGTQLGYTVVFQDITDEIRRERRLEVLNRFLRHNVRNESVVIQARAELLAGELDGEQSDHAATIERSVSRLVDSGQKARTLAEAGAGDAGLESVALADLATGVVESAREEYGGSVTVEIPDDLRLTTQPALLEILLTNLVENALQHVPDAVVTVGAKVDGDDVVLTVSDNGPGVPEHELGVLERGRETDLNHGSGIGLWLVRWTATTLGGDLDFDTNDGTTVTVRLPQERTAAEAA; encoded by the coding sequence ATGAACCTCGACCTCCCGTGGCTGGCGCTGGGCTCGTTTGCCTCGGGATTCGGGTCGCTGTATCTGCTGGCCCAGCTCCGAGCGCACTGGGACAAGCCCGGCGCGCGGTGGTTCGTCGCGACCATCGTCACGCAGACGGGCTGGTGTTTCAGCTACGGCGCGGCGCTGCTGGTGTTCGACCCGACACTGCGCCTTGCCTTGGAGATGGTGTCCTGGCTGGGTATCATCTGGATCGGCTTCTGTTTCCTCTCCTTTGCGCTGGGATACACCGGTCGGACGAACGTCCTCGAAAGCGGCTGGTACCGGGCCGTAGCGGTGCTGCCGCTCGCCGGAACGGCGCTCGTCGTCACGAACCCGCTCCACACCGTGGTCTGGCAAGGGTTCCGGGTCGTGCCGACCGCCGGTAGCGCGGGAGCCGACTACGCCGTCTTGCCGGTGGGGCTGCTCACGATCATCGTCGCGATGCTGTTCGTCAGTTTCGGGACCCTGCTGGTGTTCGATACGGTCGTCAGCTACGGCCCGCTGTACCGGCGCGAGGCGCTCGCGGTCGGCCTGAGCCCGATACCGCCCGGCGCCGGGGTGTTGCTGTGGGCCGGCGGCGTCGGACTGGTTCCGGCGGTGAATCTGACGACGCTCCTGTTCCTGCCCCACATCGCCCTTGACCTGTACGCGTTCGTCCGGAGCGACATGTTCGAGTTCCACCCGGCGACCCGGCGGGCCGGCGAGCGGGCGGCCATCCACGACATCGCCACGCCGGTCGCCATCGTCGACGAACAGGGACGGGTCGTGAATCTCAACCCCGCCGCCGAGCGGATGCTGGGTGTGGATAAGCGCGAAGGCCTGACAGAGCCACTGAACAGCTTTCTAGCGGGTGACGACATCGCGACAGACGGCGGGAGTTCGCGGGCGTCCATCGAGGCCGGTGGTCGACACCGGGAGTTCAAGGTCCGGCAGACGGCGCTCCGGGACGAGGCGGGGACGCAACTGGGATACACAGTCGTCTTTCAGGACATCACAGACGAGATCCGCCGCGAGCGCCGCCTCGAAGTGCTCAACCGCTTTCTCAGACACAACGTCCGCAACGAGAGCGTCGTCATCCAGGCCCGGGCGGAGTTGCTGGCGGGAGAACTCGACGGCGAGCAGTCCGACCACGCGGCGACCATCGAGCGGTCGGTCAGTCGTTTAGTCGACTCCGGCCAGAAGGCTCGAACGCTCGCCGAAGCGGGTGCTGGCGACGCGGGCCTGGAATCCGTCGCACTTGCCGACCTCGCCACCGGAGTCGTCGAGTCTGCCCGCGAGGAATACGGTGGCTCGGTCACGGTTGAGATACCCGACGACCTCCGGCTGACGACCCAGCCCGCCCTGCTGGAAATCCTGCTTACCAATCTCGTCGAGAACGCTCTCCAGCACGTTCCGGACGCCGTCGTCACCGTCGGTGCGAAGGTCGATGGCGACGATGTCGTGCTGACCGTCAGCGACAACGGCCCTGGCGTTCCAGAACACGAACTCGGCGTGCTGGAGCGGGGCCGCGAAACGGACCTGAACCACGGCAGCGGCATCGGCCTCTGGCTCGTCCGCTGGACCGCGACGACGCTTGGGGGAGACCTCGACTTCGACACGAACGACGGAACGACAGTGACCGTTCGGCTGCCACAGGAGCGGACGGCCGCCGAAGCGGCGTGA
- a CDS encoding RidA family protein, with product MAESRTQTRNAVEPAETNEQTNINSSVTRYEGDQPTEHSVYGTRQQDSQLVFFDGQFPDAETARSGDVQEQTLAVLDQIRAMAAESGLEPRDLLRTTVYLTEMDHLPAVKQAYAAFFDGQRPSRTVVGVAHLPNDAAVQIEATGVKR from the coding sequence ATGGCAGAAAGCAGAACGCAGACGAGGAATGCTGTAGAGCCCGCAGAAACGAACGAGCAAACGAACATCAACAGTAGCGTGACCCGGTACGAAGGCGACCAGCCGACAGAACACAGCGTCTACGGCACGCGCCAGCAGGACAGCCAACTCGTGTTCTTCGACGGCCAGTTCCCCGACGCGGAAACGGCTCGCAGCGGCGACGTTCAGGAACAGACGCTCGCCGTGCTCGACCAAATTCGTGCCATGGCTGCCGAATCCGGTCTCGAACCGCGTGACCTGCTGCGGACGACGGTGTACCTCACGGAGATGGACCACCTACCAGCGGTCAAGCAAGCGTACGCGGCGTTTTTCGACGGGCAGCGACCGTCACGGACTGTCGTCGGCGTGGCACACCTGCCGAACGACGCGGCGGTGCAGATCGAAGCGACGGGTGTAAAGCGGTAA